Sequence from the Melioribacteraceae bacterium 4301-Me genome:
GAAATAAATAATACAATAAAAGAAGATAGAGATAATCTTGTGCAAAAGGTTTTACCGGAAGATTTAATTAAGTATGGACTTATACCAGAGTTAGTGGGAAGACTTCCAATTATTGCACCATTAAATTCGTTAAACGAAAAAGCACTAAAGAACATTTTAACTGAACCAAAAAATGCTATTATTAAACAATACAAAAAACTTTTCATGATGGAAGGTGTTGAACTGGAATTCGATCAGAAAGCTTTAGATGAAATTGTTAAAATAACTCTTAAAAGAAAAACAGGTGCACGGGCATTGCGTTCTATTGTTGAGGGTATATTGTTGGATGTAATGTATGAATTGCCAACTTTGGATAATGTGGATAAATGCTTAATTACCCGCGATACTGTAGTGAAAGGCGAAAAACCTTTGTTCATTGAATCAGACCGTAAGACCGCCTAAGTATTCTTTAGGTCTTTTACTTATCCATTGCAGAAAGAAAAATGCAAATCTATTTTTGCCTTCAGTGAAAAGTATTCTATTATGAAAAAAATATTTCTTTTACTGGTCTTATATGTAACTGCAACATATGCTCAATCAAAGTTATTGATATACATGGACCTTGAGCAAACAGACCACTTAAAAGCATACGGGATTACTTATAATGCACTAAAATCTGGTTCAGTTGCAGATTGGCTGCTTAATTATAGGGGTGGTTCCTTTATGCTTGACTACACAGAAGATTTGGCAATGAAATGTAGATTAAAAGGGGTAGCTTTTGAAAAAATTTCGCCAACTGAGGCAGCTAAAATATATGCACTGGTTCAAAGTAACGACCAAAATATGGATGTTGTTAGACTGGAAAAGGCTCCCAAAATTGCTGTCTATGTTCCACCTGGATTTAAACCTTGGGACGATGCTGTAACTCTTGCTTTAGAATATGCAGAGGTACCGTACGATAAAATTTGGGTGGAAGAAATCCTAAATGGCAGTTTAAAAAAATATGATTGGTTACATTTGCATCATGAAGATTTTACTGGACAGTATGGAAAATTTTATGCTTCATTTGGGAATGCTCAATGGTATATAGAGCAGCAAATGACTTACGAAAATGAAGCTAAAAAACTTGGCTTCAAAAAAGTTTCTGAAATGGAAAAAGCAGTTGTTCAAGCTATAAAAGATTACGTTGGACAAGGTGGATTTTTGTTTGCAATGTGTTCCGCAACTGACTCTTTCGATATTGCTCTTGCTGCAATGAACGTGGATATTTGTGATAGAATGTATGACGGCGACCCTCCCGACCCAGATGCTCAAAAGAAACTAAATTATTCAAACACTTTAGCCTTCCAAAATTTTACTTTGGAAATGAACCCACTTGTCTATGAGTTCAGTGATATTGATATACAACCATCCGAAATAGGAAGTCAACAAAACGATTATTTTACTTTGTTTGATTTCTCCGCAAAGTATGACCCTGTCCCGACGATGCTTACACAAGACCATGTTAATGTTATTCATGGCTTTATGGGTCAAACTACAATGTTTAGGAAAAAGCTCATTAAACCCTCCGTAATTATTTTGGCTGAACGAGCCGGTACAGACCAAGTAAAGTATATTCATGGAAACTATGGCAGAGGAACTTTTACTTTTTATGGTGGTCATGACCCGGAAGATTATCAGCATGCTGTTGGAGACCCGCCTACAGATCTTAGTCTATATAAAAATTCACCAGGCTATAGATTAATTCTTAACAACATTCTTTTTCCAGCAGCTAAAAAGAAAAAACAGAAAACATAAATTAGAACTCATGTATAACATAACTCTTATATTTTTCTCAGAAATACAGCAGCAAATTTTTTTGAATAAATTAAAGGACTTTTAAGCATCTTTACTGCAATAACTAAAGTTGAGTATTTATTCCTTTCATAATAGTCTAATGCCCCAAAAAAAATCTGCATTAAAACTTAAAAATTCGGATATTCGAACTGCCAAAAACAATTAAAGGGAACTGCTATGAAAAAATTAGTGGTGTTCTTTCTTTTGTTGATTTCAACCGCAACAGTTATCTCTCAAACTCTAAAATCACCAGAACAATTTCTTGGCTATAAGGTAGGCAGCGATTACAAAATAGCAGACTATGAAACAATTCAACAATATTTTAAACATCTTGCCGAGAATTCTGATAAAATTATTTATCGTGAAATAGGAAAAACCTCGCTTAATAGAAATATGTTCATGGCGATTTTAAGTTCATCCGAGAATCTTAAAAATCTCGATAAGTATAAACAAATAATTTCTGAACTTTCAGACCCAAGAAAAATCAGTGATGATGTTGCACACAAGCTTGCTCAAGAAGGTAAGGTAGTTGTGCTTGTAACATGTAATATTCATTCAACTGAAATTGCATCTGCGCAAATGTCAATGGAATTAGCTTACAAGTTGATAACCGGTACTGCGCCACAAAAGGTGAATGAGTCACTTAATAATATTATTTTTCTCCTTATACCTTCATTAAATCCCGATGGTACTTCAATGGTAGTTGATTGGTACAATAAGTATGTTAACACTGAATATGATGGTAGTCCAATGCCATGGCTTTATCATTATTATGCTGGACATGATAACAATCGAGACTGGTTCATGTTTAATCTCCCCGAAACAAAAAATGTAGCCAAGATCGCATTCAAGGAATTCTTACCTCAAGTTTGGTTAGATGAACATCAAATGGGGAGTACTGGTGCAAGGCTATTTGTTATGCCTTATAAAGATCCTGTTAATCCTAACGTGCATCCATTAAACTGGAGATGGCAGAAGGTTTTGGGGGGACTGCAATGCTTGGATTTACAAGAACAAGGCTTTAAGGGGGTTATCGATAATGCTTATTATGAAGGCTGGTGGGAAGGAGCAGCGCATAATGGTATGTGGCATAATCAAATTGCATTGCTTTCTGAAATGGCGAGTTGTAATGTAGCGAGTCCAATTTACATTGACCCTTCAGAAGTGAAAGCTACAAATGAGATAACAACTTATGATATTAGAACAAACTATCCTGACCCTTGGCGCGGTGGATGGTGGCGCTTGAGAGATATTGTTGATTATGAACTCGCTCTTACTTACAGCTTGCTTCAAAGTACAGCTAAGTATAAAACCAGGTTACTTTACGATTATTACTCGATGTGTAAAGACGCTGTTGAAAAAGGGAAAACTGAGAGCCCTTATGCGTTTGTAATACCACGTGACCAACATGACCCTGTTACAACCTCGAAAATGATTGAAATACTTCAATTGGGCGGAGTTGAAGTAAATTATTCTGATAAAGAATTTAAAATCGATAATATTACTTATCCAGCTAATTCGTATATAATTTATTTAGCTCAACCTAATGGAAGGTATGTAAAAGATTTATTTGAAGAACAGGATTATCCTGACTTAAGAACGTCGCGTACTCAAACACCAATTAGACCTTACGATGTTGCTGGATGGACGTTGCCATATATGATGGGAGTGAAATTTTTTACTATTGAAAAACCTTTTTC
This genomic interval carries:
- a CDS encoding M14 family zinc carboxypeptidase; this encodes MKKLVVFFLLLISTATVISQTLKSPEQFLGYKVGSDYKIADYETIQQYFKHLAENSDKIIYREIGKTSLNRNMFMAILSSSENLKNLDKYKQIISELSDPRKISDDVAHKLAQEGKVVVLVTCNIHSTEIASAQMSMELAYKLITGTAPQKVNESLNNIIFLLIPSLNPDGTSMVVDWYNKYVNTEYDGSPMPWLYHYYAGHDNNRDWFMFNLPETKNVAKIAFKEFLPQVWLDEHQMGSTGARLFVMPYKDPVNPNVHPLNWRWQKVLGGLQCLDLQEQGFKGVIDNAYYEGWWEGAAHNGMWHNQIALLSEMASCNVASPIYIDPSEVKATNEITTYDIRTNYPDPWRGGWWRLRDIVDYELALTYSLLQSTAKYKTRLLYDYYSMCKDAVEKGKTESPYAFVIPRDQHDPVTTSKMIEILQLGGVEVNYSDKEFKIDNITYPANSYIIYLAQPNGRYVKDLFEEQDYPDLRTSRTQTPIRPYDVAGWTLPYMMGVKFFTIEKPFSLETKSLDNPNYQSGFVENSSGKYFIAPAGLNVNSTLINKLQKENIPVYWTTEKISTNSKEFMQGSVVVSASEKSKSFLETIAKELHLKIYSVENVDVSKLKELKKVRLGIYNSYSANMDEGWTRLLLENYGFEFKRLENKDFKNKRLKDIVDVIIIPDMEPEIIKTGKFSGGRARFYRPKPPEYEGGIEKEGVENLKTFVEKDGGYIITIGNACNFAIEDLGVHVNNILKNVKSDNFYCPGSLLKMIVDNTQPLGYGLENEIIGYQNSNIAFATTVPFGQYDRSIVVRYPTKNILKSGFLNGEDYLYQRGAAVDVKQKKGHVVLLGFKPQNRHQTFGTFKLLFNAIHMAGMN
- a CDS encoding asparagine synthetase B, with protein sequence MKKIFLLLVLYVTATYAQSKLLIYMDLEQTDHLKAYGITYNALKSGSVADWLLNYRGGSFMLDYTEDLAMKCRLKGVAFEKISPTEAAKIYALVQSNDQNMDVVRLEKAPKIAVYVPPGFKPWDDAVTLALEYAEVPYDKIWVEEILNGSLKKYDWLHLHHEDFTGQYGKFYASFGNAQWYIEQQMTYENEAKKLGFKKVSEMEKAVVQAIKDYVGQGGFLFAMCSATDSFDIALAAMNVDICDRMYDGDPPDPDAQKKLNYSNTLAFQNFTLEMNPLVYEFSDIDIQPSEIGSQQNDYFTLFDFSAKYDPVPTMLTQDHVNVIHGFMGQTTMFRKKLIKPSVIILAERAGTDQVKYIHGNYGRGTFTFYGGHDPEDYQHAVGDPPTDLSLYKNSPGYRLILNNILFPAAKKKKQKT